In bacterium, a single window of DNA contains:
- the hemB gene encoding porphobilinogen synthase, whose product MYFPVYRPRRLREKEALRGLIRETRITAANLVMPYFVVHGKGVKREITSMPGNFHFSIDELIKELEETKEWGIKAVLLFGIPAAKDAMASEAYAADGIIQSAIRDLKEKHSEILIITDVCLCEYMDHGHCGIVQGGKILNDKSLDLLAKTALSHAEAGADMLAPSDMMDGRVKAIRETLDQAGYTHLPIMSYSAKFASSFYGPFREAASSTPAFGDRRSYQMDPANADEAIREVALDIEEGADIVMVKPALAYLDIIYRVKHEFGYPVAAYNVSGEFSMLKAASQRGWINESASVLEILTGIKRAGADIIITYSAKEAAKWIKQKGV is encoded by the coding sequence GTGTATTTCCCAGTTTATAGGCCGAGGCGTTTAAGAGAAAAAGAAGCCTTGCGCGGCCTGATTAGAGAGACAAGGATAACAGCGGCCAATTTGGTTATGCCTTACTTTGTTGTCCATGGAAAGGGGGTAAAAAGGGAAATCACATCTATGCCGGGCAATTTCCATTTCTCCATAGATGAGTTAATCAAGGAGTTGGAAGAAACAAAGGAATGGGGGATCAAGGCGGTCCTTCTTTTTGGGATCCCGGCCGCCAAGGACGCTATGGCTTCTGAGGCTTACGCGGCTGATGGTATTATTCAGTCAGCCATAAGAGACCTGAAGGAAAAACACTCGGAGATATTAATCATTACTGATGTTTGTCTTTGCGAATATATGGATCATGGTCACTGCGGGATAGTCCAGGGAGGCAAGATCCTGAATGACAAAAGCCTGGACCTTTTAGCTAAGACGGCCCTTTCCCACGCGGAGGCCGGCGCGGATATGCTGGCCCCCTCGGATATGATGGACGGGCGGGTGAAGGCTATCAGGGAGACCCTTGATCAGGCGGGATATACTCACCTCCCGATTATGTCTTATTCGGCCAAATTTGCTTCTTCTTTTTATGGTCCCTTTAGAGAGGCGGCTTCTTCAACCCCGGCCTTTGGAGATCGGCGTTCTTATCAGATGGATCCGGCCAATGCTGATGAAGCCATAAGGGAGGTCGCCCTGGACATAGAAGAAGGAGCTGATATAGTGATGGTCAAACCGGCCCTGGCTTATTTAGACATTATCTATCGGGTCAAACACGAATTTGGCTATCCGGTAGCGGCCTATAATGTAAGTGGTGAATTCTCTATGTTAAAGGCGGCTTCTCAAAGAGGATGGATTAATGAGTCTGCCTCTGTGTTGGAGATATTAACCGGCATTAAACGAGCCGGCGCAGATATTATTATCACTTATTCTGCTAAAGAAGCAGCTAAGTGGATAAAACAGAAAGGAGTATAG
- a CDS encoding helix-turn-helix domain-containing protein, with the protein MVEESGMITDRRPTIMTVKEVAKYLRMHMTSVYRLAKAGRLPAHRVGGSWRFKKGEIEEWLKNRGHAPNAEE; encoded by the coding sequence ATGGTAGAAGAAAGCGGTATGATCACGGACCGGCGTCCCACGATTATGACAGTTAAGGAGGTGGCTAAATACCTGAGAATGCATATGACCAGCGTTTATCGATTAGCCAAAGCCGGGAGGCTGCCTGCTCACAGGGTGGGCGGGAGTTGGCGGTTCAAAAAAGGAGAAATAGAAGAGTGGCTTAAAAATCGCGGCCATGCCCCCAATGCAGAAGAATAG
- a CDS encoding DUF2062 domain-containing protein codes for MNFRPGRFFRYLCLKLIRANDSPHKVAMGMAAGVALGIFPTFGGGTILALLLASLFKWNKASALLGSVIMNPFTTPFFWSLSALLGSLLTGYDWSQVLEEVKDGQILDIMTTSCWIYLLGNTVLSVLAAGMSYLITLNIVSLSKKRRKRL; via the coding sequence ATGAATTTCAGACCAGGACGATTCTTTCGTTATCTCTGCCTTAAACTCATTCGGGCCAATGATTCTCCTCACAAGGTAGCTATGGGGATGGCTGCCGGGGTAGCTTTAGGGATATTTCCTACCTTTGGAGGCGGGACAATCCTAGCCCTTCTACTAGCCTCTCTGTTTAAATGGAATAAGGCCTCGGCCCTCCTGGGGAGTGTGATAATGAATCCCTTTACCACCCCTTTTTTCTGGAGCTTAAGCGCCCTGTTAGGTTCTCTTTTGACCGGTTATGACTGGAGCCAGGTGCTTGAAGAGGTAAAAGATGGCCAGATACTTGATATTATGACTACATCCTGCTGGATTTACCTCTTAGGCAACACTGTCCTCTCTGTCCTGGCGGCTGGCATGTCTTATTTAATCACCCTTAATATAGTTAGTCTCTCTAAAAAAAGACGAAAGCGGCTTTAG
- the tsaE gene encoding tRNA (adenosine(37)-N6)-threonylcarbamoyltransferase complex ATPase subunit type 1 TsaE, producing MEIITHSPEETRKLGEEIGKRLERGDIISLSGELGTGKTCFAQGIGRGLGITEGIRSPTFIIINEYQGRLPLYHIDLYRLEGSSRIYELGYEEYLYGEGVCVIEWGEKINELLPPEHLSVNFTWMNDTQRQIQFFSSGKRFQGLLPQISLPPMAVG from the coding sequence ATGGAAATTATCACCCACAGCCCAGAAGAAACCAGAAAGTTGGGGGAAGAGATAGGCAAGAGACTTGAAAGGGGAGATATAATCTCTTTAAGCGGTGAATTAGGCACAGGCAAGACCTGTTTTGCTCAGGGAATAGGGCGGGGCCTCGGCATAACCGAAGGAATACGAAGCCCCACTTTTATCATTATTAACGAGTACCAGGGTCGGCTTCCCCTTTACCATATAGATCTTTACCGGCTTGAAGGTAGCTCTCGGATCTACGAGCTTGGTTATGAAGAATATCTATATGGGGAGGGTGTCTGTGTGATTGAGTGGGGGGAAAAGATTAACGAACTCCTCCCCCCAGAGCATCTATCAGTAAATTTCACCTGGATGAATGACACTCAACGCCAGATTCAGTTCTTTTCTTCCGGGAAACGATTTCAAGGCTTATTACCTCAAATTAGCCTCCCCCCTATGGCCGTCGGATAA